A stretch of Aphanothece sacrum FPU1 DNA encodes these proteins:
- a CDS encoding type II toxin-antitoxin system HicB family antitoxin, with amino-acid sequence MNSYEHYTYKITWSEEDQEFVGLCAEYPSLSYLNENRWTALEGITKLVQTIVADMEANGEEVPEPLAQKSYSGKFQVRILPELHRKLAIEAAENKVSLNRYVSQKLAT; translated from the coding sequence ATGAATAGTTACGAACATTACACCTATAAAATTACCTGGTCAGAAGAAGATCAAGAGTTTGTGGGACTTTGTGCAGAATATCCCAGTCTGTCTTATCTTAACGAAAATCGTTGGACTGCATTAGAGGGCATTACTAAATTAGTACAGACTATTGTTGCTGATATGGAAGCAAATGGAGAAGAAGTCCCAGAACCTTTGGCACAAAAAAGCTATAGTGGCAAATTTCAGGTGCGTATTCTACCAGAACTTCATCGAAAATTAGCAATAGAAGCGGCTGAAAACAAAGTTAGTTTAAATCGATATGTCAGTCAAAAATTGGCTACCTAA
- a CDS encoding DUF3493 domain-containing protein encodes MTNPHQNSRPKLDTQKYAKLKAEAKAPYKGLRQFFYLAFGASGFIGAIVFLAQLAAGRDVVKALPNFALQLGVIVLMVSLFRLEKSN; translated from the coding sequence ATGACTAATCCACACCAAAATTCTCGCCCTAAACTTGATACTCAAAAGTATGCCAAACTCAAGGCCGAAGCGAAAGCCCCTTACAAAGGGTTAAGACAGTTTTTTTATCTGGCTTTTGGGGCCTCTGGGTTTATTGGAGCTATAGTATTTTTAGCCCAATTAGCCGCCGGACGAGATGTGGTCAAAGCTTTACCTAATTTTGCCCTACAACTGGGGGTCATTGTCCTGATGGTGTCTTTATTTCGCCTAGAAAAATCTAATTAA
- a CDS encoding Mov34/MPN/PAD-1 family protein, giving the protein MIEVASHHLKQISLHAQMVYPEECCGLLLGLINENSTRLVEVRETENSWDSPDEKLFLDLVDSTGKNISKHNRFTIAPEIILKVQKECRDRNLDIIGVYHSHPDYPAIPSEFDLAIAWSQYSYIIISLKQGKITDIRSWKLDDNNQFQGEIITNVA; this is encoded by the coding sequence GTGATTGAAGTTGCTTCCCATCATCTTAAACAAATTTCTCTCCATGCTCAGATGGTTTATCCTGAAGAATGTTGTGGATTATTACTTGGTCTAATTAACGAAAACTCAACTCGTTTAGTTGAGGTTCGTGAAACTGAGAATAGTTGGGATTCACCAGATGAGAAACTTTTCCTTGATCTTGTTGATTCTACAGGTAAAAATATTAGTAAACATAATCGTTTTACTATTGCTCCAGAAATTATTTTAAAGGTACAAAAAGAGTGCCGCGATCGCAATTTAGACATTATTGGTGTGTATCATTCTCATCCTGATTATCCGGCCATTCCTTCAGAATTTGATCTGGCTATTGCTTGGTCACAATACTCTTATATTATTATCTCTCTAAAACAAGGAAAAATTACCGACATTCGTAGTTGGAAACTTGATGATAATAATCAATTTCAAGGAGAAATAATCACAAATGTTGCCTAA
- a CDS encoding aldo/keto reductase gives MTTEQPQTLSQNPLNSSLFLPSMGCGTWAWGNRFLWGYDESMDLELQKVFNLAVSQGVTLFDTGDSYGTGKLNGRSELLLGRFSREYQGIGQEKICLGTKLAAYPWRWTRHSMIAAGKASAERLGRPIDLVQMHWSTANYAPWQEGGLLDGLGDLYEQGLVKGIGLSNYGPKRLKQVYQRFSSRGIPLVSLQVQYSLLSTYAVTELGLKDVCDELGIKLIAYSPLALGLLTGKYSENGLLPKGFRGLLFRQLLPKIRPLLDCLQEIANHHSKTQSQVALNWCICKGTIPIPGAKSVKQMEDNLGAMGWKLNDGEVTELDKVANHLEKKMVQNIFQTN, from the coding sequence ATGACTACTGAACAACCTCAAACATTATCCCAAAATCCTCTTAATTCTTCCCTATTTTTGCCTTCTATGGGATGCGGTACTTGGGCCTGGGGTAACAGATTCTTGTGGGGATATGATGAAAGTATGGATTTGGAGCTACAAAAGGTATTTAACCTAGCAGTTAGTCAAGGAGTGACTTTATTTGATACGGGGGACTCCTACGGAACCGGAAAACTCAATGGACGCAGTGAACTTTTATTAGGAAGATTTTCGCGGGAATATCAAGGGATAGGTCAAGAAAAGATTTGTCTAGGGACTAAGTTGGCCGCCTATCCCTGGCGATGGACACGCCATTCTATGATAGCTGCGGGAAAAGCATCGGCCGAGCGTTTGGGCAGACCCATTGATTTAGTCCAAATGCACTGGTCAACGGCGAATTACGCGCCTTGGCAGGAAGGGGGTTTATTAGATGGGTTAGGGGACTTATATGAGCAAGGATTGGTCAAAGGAATTGGCTTGTCTAATTATGGGCCAAAACGACTTAAACAAGTATATCAAAGATTCTCCTCACGGGGAATTCCTCTTGTTAGTTTACAGGTTCAATATTCTTTGTTATCGACTTATGCTGTGACGGAATTAGGGCTTAAAGATGTTTGTGATGAATTGGGCATTAAATTAATTGCTTATAGTCCTTTAGCTTTGGGATTATTAACTGGTAAATATTCAGAAAATGGTTTATTACCAAAAGGGTTTCGTGGCCTCTTGTTTAGACAATTACTTCCTAAAATTCGTCCACTTTTAGACTGTTTACAAGAAATTGCTAATCATCATAGTAAAACTCAATCACAAGTGGCTCTTAATTGGTGTATTTGTAAGGGAACTATTCCTATTCCTGGGGCAAAAAGTGTTAAACAAATGGAAGATAATTTAGGCGCAATGGGATGGAAACTTAATGATGGTGAGGTAACAGAATTAGATAAGGTAGCTAATCATTTAGAGAAAAAAATGGTACAAAATATTTTTCAAACTAATTAG
- a CDS encoding sugar kinase, with protein MNGLFVGLTTLDIIYLIDHFPHQNEKIVALDQTISAGGPATNAAITFQYFKHQATLLSVIGNHPISQLICAELDNYSISVFDLEPYHIESPPTSSILVTKGTGERSVISLNASKSQAKLDKLSLEILQDIDIILLDGHQMVVGQIIAQKAKERNIPVVIDGGSWKSGFEKVLPYVDYAICSSNFYPPNCSTSEEVLLYLQGMGIPYIAITNGENSIHYWEKDRFGIIYILPIKAIDTLGAGDIFHGAFCHFILNNNFRESLEKSAQIASISCQFFGTRNWMSKAANKIKIVINS; from the coding sequence ATGAATGGATTATTTGTCGGTTTAACGACGCTGGATATAATTTATCTGATTGATCACTTTCCTCATCAAAATGAAAAAATTGTCGCCCTTGATCAGACAATTTCTGCGGGCGGCCCCGCCACAAATGCGGCTATTACTTTTCAATATTTTAAACATCAAGCAACTTTATTAAGTGTGATTGGTAATCATCCCATTAGTCAACTGATTTGTGCTGAACTTGATAATTATTCTATTAGTGTTTTTGATCTTGAACCTTATCATATTGAATCGCCTCCTACTTCTTCTATTTTAGTAACTAAAGGAACGGGGGAACGGTCAGTAATTTCTCTTAATGCAAGTAAATCTCAAGCTAAACTTGATAAACTTTCTTTAGAAATTCTTCAAGATATTGATATTATTTTACTCGATGGACATCAAATGGTTGTGGGTCAAATTATTGCTCAAAAAGCTAAAGAACGTAACATTCCTGTCGTTATTGATGGAGGAAGTTGGAAATCTGGCTTTGAGAAAGTCTTACCCTATGTAGATTATGCTATTTGTTCGAGTAATTTTTATCCTCCTAATTGTTCGACTTCTGAAGAAGTTTTACTTTATTTGCAAGGCATGGGTATTCCTTATATTGCTATTACTAACGGAGAAAATTCCATTCATTATTGGGAAAAAGATAGGTTTGGAATTATTTATATTTTACCAATTAAAGCTATCGATACATTAGGAGCCGGAGATATTTTTCATGGGGCTTTTTGTCATTTTATTTTAAATAATAATTTCAGAGAATCTTTAGAAAAATCTGCTCAAATTGCTTCTATATCTTGTCAATTTTTTGGGACTCGTAACTGGATGTCTAAAGCGGCTAATAAAATTAAGATTGTTATCAATAGTTAA
- a CDS encoding YdcF family protein, which produces MGPKHLLLVLLSSLGLWLGYKQLQSYFIQPEAIFVLGGHADRERFAAKLAKQYPNLPIWVSSGSPEGYVTKIFAKAGVKSDRLHLNYQAKDTVTNFTTLVNELKSQGVDSIYLVTSDTHMTRARIIGEIIFGTNGIILKPVGVHSHTSPEPLEKLLRDTGRSLLWLVTGKTGETLLHK; this is translated from the coding sequence ATGGGGCCAAAGCATTTACTGCTAGTTCTATTATCATCTCTAGGACTGTGGCTAGGTTATAAACAATTACAAAGCTATTTTATCCAACCCGAAGCGATTTTTGTTTTGGGAGGTCATGCAGATCGGGAACGGTTTGCGGCTAAATTAGCTAAACAATATCCGAATTTACCCATTTGGGTATCTTCCGGTAGTCCTGAAGGATACGTGACCAAAATTTTTGCTAAAGCGGGTGTCAAAAGCGATCGCTTACATCTCAATTACCAAGCTAAAGACACCGTAACCAATTTTACGACCCTAGTCAATGAATTAAAATCTCAGGGTGTTGATAGTATTTATCTGGTTACTTCTGATACCCATATGACCCGGGCCCGTATCATTGGAGAAATTATCTTTGGAACTAATGGAATTATCCTCAAACCTGTTGGTGTTCATTCTCATACTTCCCCTGAACCCTTGGAAAAACTCCTCAGAGATACCGGGCGATCGCTACTGTGGTTAGTCACGGGAAAAACGGGTGAAACCTTGCTTCATAAATAA
- the moeB gene encoding molybdopterin-synthase adenylyltransferase MoeB gives MLNPNLQEIELSRDEFQRYSRHIILPEVGLDGQKRIKAASVLCIGTGGLGSPLLLYLAAAGVGRIGIVDFDIVDSSNLHRQIIHGTSWVGKPKIQSAKDRILEINPYCQVDLYETRISSENALEIIKPYDVVIDGTDNFPTRYLTNDACVLLDKPNIYGSIFRFEGQATVFNYQGGPNYRDLYPEPPPPGMVPSCAEGGVLGVLPGIIGTIQATEALKIILGAEDTLSGRLLLYNAWNMTFRELKLRPNPERPVITHLIDYEQFCGIPQAKAAEAQEQSAIPEISVKDLKGLMEHGADAFVLIDVRNVNEYEIARIPGSILVPLPDIEQGIGIEKVRELSHNHRVIAHCKMGGRSAKALNILKEAGITGTNVKGGITAWSREVDPNVPEY, from the coding sequence ATGCTGAATCCTAATTTACAAGAAATCGAACTAAGTCGAGACGAATTTCAAAGATACTCTCGTCATATTATTTTGCCAGAAGTGGGGCTAGATGGTCAAAAACGCATTAAAGCGGCTAGTGTCCTTTGCATTGGTACCGGAGGCTTAGGTTCTCCCTTACTGCTATACTTAGCGGCAGCCGGAGTTGGTAGAATTGGCATTGTTGATTTTGATATAGTCGATAGTTCTAATTTACATCGTCAAATCATTCACGGGACATCCTGGGTAGGAAAACCGAAAATTCAGTCAGCTAAAGACCGAATTCTAGAGATTAACCCCTATTGTCAGGTAGATTTATATGAAACCCGTATCAGTTCCGAAAATGCCTTAGAAATCATCAAACCCTACGATGTGGTCATTGATGGAACTGACAATTTCCCCACCCGATATCTGACGAATGATGCTTGTGTTTTGCTTGACAAACCAAATATTTATGGGTCAATTTTCCGCTTTGAAGGACAAGCAACTGTCTTTAACTATCAAGGAGGCCCCAACTATCGGGACTTATACCCGGAACCCCCACCACCAGGAATGGTTCCTTCCTGTGCTGAAGGGGGGGTATTAGGGGTTTTACCAGGCATTATTGGTACGATTCAAGCTACTGAAGCCCTAAAAATCATTTTAGGGGCTGAAGATACCCTCAGTGGGCGTTTACTGCTGTATAACGCCTGGAATATGACCTTTCGGGAATTAAAATTGCGCCCCAACCCTGAACGGCCAGTGATTACTCATCTTATTGATTATGAACAATTCTGTGGCATTCCTCAAGCCAAAGCGGCAGAAGCGCAAGAACAATCAGCTATTCCTGAAATTTCGGTTAAAGACTTAAAAGGGTTAATGGAACATGGGGCTGATGCGTTTGTTTTAATTGATGTGCGTAATGTGAATGAATACGAAATTGCGCGCATTCCGGGATCAATTTTAGTACCCTTACCTGATATTGAACAAGGAATAGGTATTGAAAAAGTCAGAGAATTGTCTCATAATCATCGGGTTATTGCCCATTGTAAAATGGGGGGACGTTCGGCAAAAGCGTTAAATATCCTCAAAGAAGCCGGAATTACTGGTACTAATGTTAAAGGAGGAATTACAGCCTGGAGTCGAGAAGTTGATCCCAATGTTCCTGAATATTAG
- a CDS encoding PEP-CTERM sorting domain-containing protein, protein MKKPIKILLGLQVALVSGVTFMVQPSHAAILWDETIQLNQNLGIGGVVKVNPFWGTGTSFTGTRLLKRSDTNFAAFDEAQNVLLSRDINTTAKNSFINPKGLKAQENNYFANKSIIPNKFTDLLYDWDNITNLDVIKKDRIVDSHIIYLFDTASNTSRINVKSTIIFDDPIIGLMGDPSLINITNSLLVPNYTSSFQNTPTTQTLEGLQWADSKTADYVKIKGENRNILELDWSTQGFETLRIITEKTPIINPAVTTPEPLTMLGAATAMGFGTFFRRIKKKVK, encoded by the coding sequence ATGAAAAAACCAATAAAAATACTGTTAGGCTTACAAGTTGCTTTAGTAAGTGGTGTGACATTTATGGTTCAACCATCCCATGCAGCGATTCTCTGGGATGAGACAATACAACTAAATCAAAACCTGGGAATAGGAGGAGTAGTCAAGGTCAATCCTTTTTGGGGAACTGGTACATCTTTTACTGGAACTCGTCTATTAAAGAGATCTGATACTAACTTTGCGGCCTTTGATGAGGCACAAAATGTTTTATTGAGTCGAGATATTAATACTACTGCTAAAAATAGCTTTATTAATCCTAAAGGACTCAAAGCTCAAGAAAACAACTATTTTGCCAATAAATCAATTATACCGAATAAATTCACGGATTTATTGTATGATTGGGATAATATAACTAATTTGGATGTAATTAAAAAAGATAGGATTGTCGATAGCCATATCATATATTTGTTTGATACAGCATCAAATACATCGAGAATTAATGTTAAATCTACTATCATCTTTGATGATCCTATAATTGGATTAATGGGAGATCCTTCACTGATTAATATTACTAACTCTTTATTGGTTCCTAATTATACTTCTTCCTTTCAGAATACTCCCACAACTCAAACATTAGAAGGACTGCAATGGGCTGATTCAAAAACAGCAGATTATGTGAAAATTAAAGGAGAAAATAGAAATATATTAGAACTAGATTGGTCAACACAAGGTTTTGAGACACTTCGCATTATTACCGAAAAAACGCCAATTATTAACCCTGCTGTCACTACCCCCGAACCCCTGACGATGCTTGGTGCTGCTACTGCTATGGGATTTGGCACATTTTTCCGTCGTATTAAAAAGAAAGTAAAATAA
- a CDS encoding AAA-like domain-containing protein, with protein sequence MEMAKILVVDDESDLEILFRQKFRKKLRLKQLELIFAHNGIEALEQLKAHPDTDIVITDIYMPEMDGLTLLTKLKQLNPIIQAIMISAYGDLDKIRTAMNRGAFDFLTKPIDLEDLEITTNKTLQYVQQMKATLEKENLAKQAQVKLLNELTEEVAKRQKVEEELRANQQQVTQFLAAVPVGIFIVDAQGYPYYANEKAQEIFGYEVLSHMNIEELNQIYQAYCLETGEPYPLAQLPIFRALQGESSNLNNMEIRHGNAKVPLETSARPIYNEKGEITYAITAFQDISQRQQIEFLKASREKLARENALLRSDQQFSTYDYQVGGSLPMDAPTYVVRSADRCFYKALKMGEFCYILNARQMGKSSLRVQIMKQLETEGFACIAIDLSEIGNRKLTIDQWYAGFTYTLVSRLNLMDQPTFINWWKKYDFLAPIQRLREFIDQVLLTNINDKIIVFIDEIDSVLSLDFSLDDFFIFLRGCYNKRADNVAYKRLTFALLGVATPSQLIYDKKRTPFNIGQGIQLRGFQLNEAKPLLEGLQAKVSQPEVILSQVLAWTNGQPFLTQKLSKLIRTSQEDINPNQEKLWVDEFVTKKIINYWESQDEPEHLRTIRDRILQSSLNRNTLLKRYQKILNQEDIISIDDDEERELILSGLVIKEEQFLRVHNRIYEVIFNNTWIERIINYEL encoded by the coding sequence ATGGAAATGGCTAAAATTTTAGTCGTAGATGATGAATCCGATCTCGAAATATTATTCAGACAAAAATTTAGAAAAAAACTGCGGCTAAAGCAACTTGAGTTAATTTTTGCTCACAATGGAATTGAAGCTTTAGAACAATTAAAAGCTCATCCTGATACTGACATTGTTATTACAGATATTTATATGCCAGAAATGGATGGCTTAACACTTTTAACTAAGCTTAAACAACTTAATCCTATTATTCAAGCCATTATGATTTCAGCCTATGGAGATTTGGATAAAATTCGGACAGCTATGAATCGAGGGGCGTTTGATTTTTTAACTAAACCAATTGATTTAGAAGATTTAGAAATTACTACTAATAAAACCCTGCAATATGTCCAGCAAATGAAAGCAACTTTGGAGAAAGAAAATTTAGCTAAACAAGCTCAAGTAAAACTCTTAAATGAGCTAACTGAAGAAGTGGCTAAACGTCAAAAAGTCGAAGAAGAATTACGAGCAAATCAACAACAAGTAACCCAATTTTTAGCGGCAGTTCCTGTAGGAATTTTTATTGTAGATGCTCAAGGATATCCTTATTATGCTAATGAAAAAGCACAAGAAATTTTCGGTTATGAAGTTCTTTCTCATATGAATATTGAGGAATTAAATCAAATTTATCAAGCTTATTGTCTAGAAACAGGAGAACCTTACCCCCTTGCTCAACTTCCTATTTTCCGAGCATTACAAGGAGAATCTAGTAATCTTAATAATATGGAAATTCGTCACGGAAATGCTAAAGTTCCCTTAGAAACTTCCGCTAGACCTATTTATAATGAAAAGGGAGAAATTACCTATGCAATCACAGCTTTTCAAGATATTAGTCAACGGCAACAAATAGAATTTCTCAAAGCAAGTCGAGAGAAATTAGCCAGGGAAAATGCTTTATTAAGAAGTGATCAACAGTTTTCTACCTATGACTATCAAGTAGGAGGAAGTTTACCTATGGATGCACCAACTTATGTTGTTCGTTCAGCCGATCGCTGTTTTTATAAAGCTTTAAAAATGGGAGAATTTTGTTATATTCTCAATGCTCGACAAATGGGTAAATCAAGTTTACGTGTCCAAATTATGAAGCAATTAGAAACAGAAGGATTTGCTTGTATTGCCATTGATTTATCAGAAATTGGTAATCGTAAATTGACCATAGATCAATGGTATGCTGGATTTACTTATACTTTAGTTAGTCGTCTTAATTTAATGGATCAGCCAACTTTTATAAATTGGTGGAAAAAGTATGATTTTTTAGCCCCAATTCAACGTTTAAGAGAATTTATAGACCAAGTTTTGTTAACCAATATTAATGATAAAATTATTGTTTTTATTGATGAAATTGATAGTGTACTTAGCTTAGATTTTTCCCTAGATGATTTCTTTATTTTTTTAAGAGGGTGTTATAATAAAAGAGCAGACAATGTGGCTTATAAACGGCTAACTTTTGCTTTATTGGGAGTTGCTACTCCTTCTCAATTAATTTATGATAAAAAACGAACCCCTTTTAATATTGGACAAGGGATTCAATTAAGGGGGTTTCAATTAAATGAAGCTAAACCATTATTAGAAGGACTTCAAGCAAAAGTTAGCCAACCTGAAGTCATTTTAAGCCAAGTTTTAGCTTGGACAAATGGTCAACCTTTTTTAACTCAAAAACTCTCTAAATTGATCCGAACTTCTCAAGAAGATATTAACCCTAATCAGGAAAAACTATGGGTTGATGAATTCGTAACCAAGAAAATTATTAATTATTGGGAATCTCAAGATGAACCGGAACATTTAAGGACTATTCGAGATCGCATTTTACAAAGTTCTTTAAATCGAAATACTTTACTTAAACGTTATCAAAAAATTCTGAATCAAGAGGATATTATATCCATTGATGATGATGAAGAAAGAGAATTAATATTATCAGGATTAGTAATTAAAGAGGAACAATTTTTAAGAGTTCATAACCGAATTTATGAAGTCATTTTTAATAATACTTGGATTGAAAGAATTATAAATTATGAATTATGA
- a CDS encoding response regulator, translated as MNIMVVDDEQDIQVLFKQKFRKEIRQKQITFTFVFSAEEALNCLQNTPNDLILILADINMPGMNGLELLKIIKEKYAHLTVFMVTAYCDDKNYNTAIQYGADDYLSKPIEFETLKQKMLEVLKVN; from the coding sequence ATGAATATTATGGTGGTTGACGATGAGCAGGATATACAAGTTCTATTTAAGCAAAAGTTTAGGAAAGAAATTAGACAAAAACAAATAACTTTTACCTTCGTTTTTTCTGCAGAGGAAGCTTTAAATTGTTTACAAAATACTCCTAATGATTTAATTCTTATTTTAGCTGATATTAATATGCCAGGAATGAATGGATTAGAATTATTGAAGATTATCAAAGAAAAATATGCTCATCTTACTGTTTTTATGGTAACAGCTTATTGTGATGATAAAAATTATAATACCGCTATTCAATATGGGGCAGATGATTATTTATCTAAACCCATTGAATTTGAGACTCTTAAACAAAAAATGTTAGAAGTATTAAAGGTTAATTAA
- the ruvA gene encoding Holliday junction branch migration protein RuvA gives MINYLKGNSVELIKNTNNRMILILEVNQVGYEIQIPSRFARQLSQDESENLQIFTHLQIREEQPILYGFATSSERELFRQLISVSGIGAQLAIALIDTLGLEELIQAIVTGNIRKLSKTPGVGQKTAERIALELKTKLSQWRQLVGITLPSSSAIPSLEIIEDIEMTLLALGYTNEEINQAIYTLSQDNQMLKNTHTEEWIREAIAWLSRN, from the coding sequence GTGATTAATTATCTAAAAGGAAATTCCGTTGAACTTATCAAAAATACCAACAACCGTATGATCCTAATTTTGGAGGTTAATCAAGTTGGTTATGAAATACAAATTCCCTCAAGATTTGCTCGACAATTATCACAAGATGAGTCAGAAAACCTGCAAATTTTTACTCATCTACAAATTCGAGAAGAGCAACCCATTCTTTATGGGTTTGCTACATCTTCCGAGCGAGAATTATTTCGTCAATTAATTAGTGTTAGTGGTATTGGCGCACAATTAGCGATCGCCTTAATTGATACATTAGGCTTAGAAGAATTAATCCAAGCTATTGTTACTGGAAACATTCGCAAACTCTCTAAAACCCCAGGAGTTGGGCAAAAAACAGCCGAAAGAATTGCCCTAGAATTAAAAACAAAACTATCTCAATGGCGACAATTAGTGGGAATAACTCTGCCTTCTTCTTCTGCAATTCCTTCCTTAGAAATTATCGAAGATATCGAGATGACTTTATTAGCATTAGGCTATACAAATGAGGAAATTAATCAAGCAATTTATACCCTCAGTCAAGACAATCAAATGCTAAAAAATACTCATACCGAAGAATGGATTAGAGAAGCGATCGCTTGGTTAAGTCGAAATTAA
- a CDS encoding FKBP-type peptidyl-prolyl cis-trans isomerase, with the protein MREIFISFGIIATFSLLLLLGSVFNGGEKSQAIASSLQQEQPQNLSQDPSNPLIASNKENSQMDSKKTVKTPSGLEYVDLELGTGASPKKGDTVTVHYTGTLENGTKFDSSRDRNSPFSFKIGVGQVIQGWDEGVMTMKVGGRRQLIIPSDLGYGARGAGGVIPPNATLIFDVELLGVK; encoded by the coding sequence ATGCGGGAAATTTTCATTAGCTTTGGTATTATTGCCACTTTTAGTTTATTATTGTTGCTTGGCTCTGTGTTTAATGGTGGAGAAAAATCTCAAGCGATCGCTTCTTCTCTTCAACAAGAACAACCTCAGAACCTCTCCCAAGACCCCAGTAACCCTCTAATAGCATCAAATAAGGAAAATAGCCAAATGGACTCAAAGAAAACCGTTAAGACCCCTTCTGGACTCGAATACGTTGATCTCGAATTGGGAACAGGGGCCTCTCCCAAAAAAGGGGATACGGTGACGGTTCACTATACAGGAACCTTAGAAAATGGGACAAAATTTGATAGTTCCCGCGATCGCAATAGTCCCTTCTCCTTTAAAATTGGTGTAGGTCAAGTGATTCAAGGTTGGGATGAAGGAGTAATGACTATGAAAGTAGGAGGCCGTCGTCAATTAATTATTCCTTCAGACTTAGGTTATGGTGCGCGGGGGGCCGGTGGAGTTATTCCTCCTAATGCAACCCTGATTTTTGATGTGGAATTATTAGGGGTTAAATAA
- a CDS encoding phasin family protein, whose product MDGNDWIKQLLLVGIGTTSLAAEKLREVSEQWVKDGKINSDQAQAFVDDMMSQIKTEQGNFESNMERQLRHMLQDLGVPRQSEVDELRGRIDRLERQVRDLENKLWR is encoded by the coding sequence ATGGATGGTAATGACTGGATTAAACAGTTATTGTTAGTGGGGATAGGGACAACCTCCCTAGCAGCCGAAAAACTGCGAGAAGTTAGCGAACAATGGGTCAAAGATGGGAAAATTAACTCAGATCAGGCCCAGGCATTTGTAGACGATATGATGAGTCAGATCAAGACTGAACAGGGCAACTTTGAGAGTAATATGGAACGTCAATTACGCCATATGCTACAAGATTTAGGAGTGCCACGTCAGTCTGAAGTCGATGAATTACGCGGACGTATTGATCGTCTAGAACGTCAAGTTCGAGACTTAGAAAATAAATTGTGGCGATAG
- the rsmI gene encoding 16S rRNA (cytidine(1402)-2'-O)-methyltransferase, whose product MSNEILEKGTLYLVGTPIGNLEDMTLRAIRILQSVDLIAAEDTRHTGKLLHHFQITTPQISYHHHNRLTRQTELLEKLQRGQTIALVTDAGMPGICDPGYDLTRACIEVNIPVIPIPGATAAITALSASGLPSDRFVFEGFLPTKDKLRRDRLSSLQKESRTLIFYEAPHRLLSTLTDLAEVFGKDRSITVARELTKLYEQLWRGTLEEGIDYYQDTQNIKGEITLVVRGCQESLSLQLTESQLKEELLQLLKQGMTRSQASRQLAQLTARPRREIYELSLSMTDSYD is encoded by the coding sequence ATGAGTAATGAAATCTTAGAAAAAGGAACGCTTTATTTAGTCGGAACTCCTATCGGTAATTTAGAAGATATGACCTTACGAGCCATCCGAATTTTACAATCAGTTGATCTAATTGCTGCAGAAGATACTCGTCATACAGGCAAACTTCTTCACCATTTCCAAATTACCACTCCACAGATTAGTTATCATCATCACAATCGTTTAACCCGTCAAACTGAATTGCTCGAAAAGTTGCAACGAGGGCAAACTATTGCTTTAGTGACAGATGCGGGGATGCCAGGAATTTGTGATCCGGGTTATGATTTAACTAGAGCCTGTATTGAGGTCAATATCCCAGTTATTCCCATTCCTGGGGCAACGGCAGCCATTACGGCCCTATCTGCTTCCGGTTTACCTAGCGATCGCTTTGTGTTTGAGGGATTTTTGCCCACAAAAGATAAACTAAGACGCGATCGCCTGAGTAGTTTACAAAAAGAAAGTCGTACCCTAATCTTTTATGAAGCCCCTCACCGTCTATTATCAACTTTAACCGATTTAGCCGAAGTTTTTGGCAAAGATCGTTCGATTACAGTGGCCAGAGAATTGACAAAACTTTATGAACAATTATGGCGAGGAACCCTAGAAGAAGGCATTGATTACTATCAAGATACCCAAAATATTAAAGGAGAAATTACCTTAGTGGTCAGAGGATGTCAAGAAAGCCTATCTCTACAGCTAACCGAAAGCCAACTCAAAGAAGAATTACTACAATTATTAAAGCAAGGAATGACGCGATCGCAAGCCAGTCGGCAATTAGCGCAATTAACCGCCCGTCCCCGTCGAGAAATCTATGAATTATCTTTAAGCATGACAGATAGCTACGACTAG